One Acidiferrobacter thiooxydans DNA window includes the following coding sequences:
- a CDS encoding helix-turn-helix transcriptional regulator: protein MRKRLARLSRRDLLNVAEISHVTAGADSIEAANTVFRSIYGLLPVRGVICILARWEADGGIREVRQLLNFGYPPEWLALYRERRYDRVDPVMRGYHGGKDVQVWSQAFRAARSATERAFIEACMAFDLREGVTVGRSGTDGCGSLLSFWGNALGQAARHRTIIECLAPAVHDLLLRLSRPGIGLWPQDANRGLTPREQQTLYWASLGKTTWEIGRIVGIRERTVMFHVGNAMRKLEARNRAQAIAKATLLGILAHPP from the coding sequence ATGCGCAAGAGACTGGCGCGTCTGTCGAGGCGGGATCTGCTGAACGTCGCGGAGATCAGCCACGTAACCGCCGGGGCCGACAGCATCGAGGCGGCGAACACGGTCTTTCGGTCGATATATGGCCTGCTGCCGGTGCGTGGCGTGATCTGTATTCTGGCGCGTTGGGAGGCCGATGGCGGGATTCGCGAGGTCCGTCAACTCCTGAACTTCGGTTACCCGCCGGAGTGGTTGGCCTTGTACCGCGAACGGCGTTATGACCGGGTGGACCCGGTCATGCGCGGCTATCATGGCGGTAAGGATGTCCAGGTCTGGTCGCAGGCCTTTCGCGCGGCGCGCTCAGCAACCGAGCGGGCGTTTATCGAGGCCTGTATGGCATTCGATCTGCGTGAGGGCGTGACCGTTGGCCGGAGCGGCACGGACGGCTGCGGCAGTCTATTGTCGTTCTGGGGCAATGCCCTGGGGCAGGCGGCCCGGCACCGCACGATCATCGAATGTCTGGCGCCGGCCGTGCACGATCTCTTGCTGCGACTCTCGCGGCCGGGCATCGGTCTTTGGCCACAGGATGCCAACCGGGGATTGACGCCGCGCGAGCAGCAGACGCTCTATTGGGCGAGCCTGGGCAAGACGACGTGGGAGATTGGTCGAATCGTTGGAATCCGCGAACGGACGGTCATGTTTCATGTGGGAAATGCCATGCGCAAGCTGGAGGCGCGGAATCGCGCCCAGGCCATTGCCAAGGCGACGCTTCTCGGGATACTGGCGCATCCGCCTTGA
- a CDS encoding acyl-homoserine-lactone synthase has protein sequence MSPIFRYSLAVMPQGIVIMADIAPFTEAGLTVRVLETREDRDRGFRLRHAIYCQKLGWVAPRPDGLECDGYEDGSTTVGVFAGDGALVGVVRLIPPGRPFMLDHDFRPLLRPGYRLPKGPDYAEITRLATLPPAAGAARPLGVSSLLYKAIYRWACARDVRFLYLVVETRYLRHLRRRGLPCVPLGPPRRFGTGPLCIAARFDRQVFECHTDRRPTRFHHWLKADAPVSREASPWQWPGRDSAPPACAWHFPHET, from the coding sequence TTGTCGCCCATTTTCCGCTATTCCTTGGCCGTCATGCCGCAAGGGATCGTCATCATGGCCGATATCGCACCATTCACAGAAGCCGGGCTTACCGTCCGCGTCCTCGAAACCCGCGAAGATCGGGACCGGGGGTTCCGACTGCGCCACGCCATCTATTGCCAGAAACTCGGCTGGGTGGCGCCACGCCCTGACGGCCTGGAATGTGATGGCTACGAGGACGGATCCACGACCGTGGGTGTGTTCGCCGGCGACGGCGCCCTCGTCGGTGTCGTGCGGCTCATCCCGCCGGGACGCCCGTTCATGCTCGACCATGACTTCCGGCCATTGCTGCGGCCTGGCTATCGGCTTCCCAAGGGCCCGGACTATGCCGAGATCACGCGGCTTGCGACATTGCCGCCGGCCGCCGGCGCGGCGCGACCGCTGGGGGTCTCAAGCCTGCTGTATAAGGCGATCTATCGCTGGGCCTGCGCGCGCGACGTACGGTTTTTATATCTCGTCGTCGAGACCCGCTACCTTCGCCACCTCCGCCGTCGCGGCCTGCCCTGTGTCCCGCTTGGACCTCCGCGACGATTCGGCACCGGCCCCTTATGCATCGCTGCGCGATTCGATCGCCAGGTCTTCGAATGCCACACGGACCGCCGTCCCACGCGCTTTCATCATTGGCTCAAGGCGGATGCGCCAGTATCCCGAGAAGCGTCGCCTTGGCAATGGCCTGGGCGCGATTCCGCGCCTCCAGCTTGCGCATGGCATTTCCCACATGAAACATGA
- a CDS encoding RRXRR domain-containing protein, translating to MAVFVWDRRKRPLTPCSEKRARLLRTRGRAAIRARGYFTIQTAQGLVPGIHHRFCTRIRRADGYGYSQTTIATDKGEAGTGAAYAAAPSLPGQMGHTAHDDAGVSRANG from the coding sequence ATGGCCGTATTCGTTTGGGACAGAAGAAAGAGGCCGCTGACGCCATGCTCCGAGAAACGGGCACGGCTCCTGCGGACGCGGGGCCGGGCGGCCATTCGCGCCAGGGGGTACTTCACTATCCAGACCGCACAAGGACTGGTACCAGGCATCCATCACCGATTCTGCACCCGGATCCGGCGGGCGGACGGCTATGGATATTCGCAGACCACGATAGCCACAGACAAAGGAGAGGCGGGAACCGGGGCGGCTTACGCCGCCGCGCCCTCCCTCCCCGGCCAGATGGGCCATACGGCCCACGATGATGCCGGGGTTTCCCGCGCCAACGGATGA
- a CDS encoding cupin domain-containing protein: MNLCAGGPVARPQPTYETKDGSRIQELWHPDHHGGGAMSLAQATVDAGAATRLHRHMRSEEIYHVVSGAGMMECGLERFAIKAGDTIRIPAGVAHRVVASVSAALVILCCCVPPYRHDDTQVL; the protein is encoded by the coding sequence ATGAACCTGTGCGCAGGGGGACCAGTGGCCAGGCCTCAACCGACCTATGAGACCAAGGACGGATCACGGATCCAAGAATTATGGCACCCCGATCATCACGGTGGCGGGGCCATGAGCCTCGCGCAGGCGACGGTCGATGCCGGTGCCGCAACAAGGCTGCACCGCCATATGCGCAGCGAAGAGATCTATCATGTCGTGAGTGGCGCGGGGATGATGGAGTGTGGTTTGGAGCGGTTTGCGATCAAGGCCGGCGATACCATACGGATCCCCGCGGGTGTCGCCCACCGCGTGGTGGCATCCGTCTCCGCGGCGCTTGTGATCCTGTGCTGCTGTGTGCCGCCTTACCGCCATGACGACACGCAAGTCCTCTAA
- a CDS encoding 2Fe-2S iron-sulfur cluster-binding protein, with protein MPEILLGDKTYACADGESVLEALTRGGESVPSSCRSGVCQTCLLRAVDGQVPEASQKGLKDTLRARGYFLACQCVPHQSMRVEHPGTDAGRLVATVRAITPLNREIVSVALECPGMGDYRAGQFINVFKDERLSRSYSLASAPALDPHLTLHVRKVSQGRVSGWIHESLQVGDQVAVSRPLGECFYMLSDPDQPLLLLGTGSGLAPLYGILRDALRQGHRGPIRLYHGSRHKDGLYLVDELRALAYRHATVHYHPCVSREAPTGDLRHGRVLDVALNDQPRVAGWRTFLCGHPDMVQSAKKRLYLAGAALKDIYADAFIRSAA; from the coding sequence ATGCCCGAGATACTTCTAGGCGACAAGACCTACGCATGCGCCGATGGCGAAAGCGTCCTCGAGGCGTTGACCCGCGGCGGCGAGAGCGTCCCCTCCTCGTGCCGCAGCGGTGTCTGCCAGACCTGCCTTTTGCGCGCCGTGGACGGGCAAGTCCCTGAGGCCTCCCAAAAGGGCCTGAAGGACACGCTGCGCGCACGCGGTTACTTTCTGGCGTGCCAATGCGTACCGCACCAATCCATGCGCGTCGAGCATCCTGGCACGGACGCCGGGCGACTTGTCGCTACGGTGCGCGCGATCACGCCTTTGAACCGCGAGATCGTCTCGGTGGCCCTCGAGTGTCCGGGCATGGGGGACTACCGTGCCGGCCAATTCATCAACGTGTTCAAGGACGAGAGGCTAAGCCGTAGCTACTCGCTCGCCAGCGCCCCGGCGCTCGATCCGCATCTCACGCTCCATGTGCGCAAGGTGTCACAAGGTCGGGTCAGCGGGTGGATCCACGAGTCCCTGCAGGTCGGCGATCAGGTAGCGGTCAGCCGGCCGCTCGGGGAATGTTTTTATATGCTGTCCGACCCGGACCAGCCCCTACTGCTTCTTGGCACTGGATCAGGTCTCGCGCCGCTCTACGGCATCCTCCGCGATGCCCTGCGTCAGGGACACCGCGGCCCCATCCGTCTCTACCATGGAAGCCGCCATAAAGACGGCCTGTACCTCGTAGACGAGTTACGCGCGCTTGCCTACCGCCATGCCACCGTCCACTACCATCCGTGCGTGTCGCGCGAGGCCCCGACCGGGGATCTGCGTCACGGGCGCGTGCTCGATGTTGCCCTGAACGATCAGCCGCGCGTCGCCGGCTGGCGCACCTTTCTGTGCGGCCATCCTGACATGGTGCAGTCTGCGAAAAAACGCCTGTATCTGGCGGGCGCGGCGCTCAAGGACATCTACGCCGACGCCTTCATCCGCAGCGCCGCCTGA
- a CDS encoding group I truncated hemoglobin, which produces MSQALFQKIGGEQAVNVAVDIFYRKVLADDRVNGFFDDVDMERQAAKQKAFLTMAFGGPNHYTGADMRRGHAHLVARGLNDTHFDIIVDHLSATLRELNVPQDSIDEVAAICEGTRADILGR; this is translated from the coding sequence ATGAGTCAGGCATTGTTTCAGAAGATCGGTGGTGAACAGGCGGTCAACGTGGCTGTGGATATCTTCTACCGCAAGGTCCTGGCCGACGACCGCGTGAATGGATTCTTCGACGACGTGGACATGGAAAGACAGGCCGCCAAGCAAAAGGCCTTCCTCACCATGGCCTTTGGCGGACCCAACCATTACACAGGGGCCGACATGCGTCGCGGGCATGCCCATCTGGTGGCGCGCGGCCTGAACGACACGCACTTTGACATCATCGTAGACCATCTGTCGGCCACGTTGCGCGAACTGAACGTGCCACAAGACAGCATCGACGAGGTCGCAGCGATCTGCGAGGGCACGCGCGCGGACATCCTCGGCCGCTAA
- a CDS encoding Rrf2 family transcriptional regulator, with protein sequence MQLTRYSDYALRILMYLSMKERDGAATISEIAAFYGISRNHLVKIVHRLGQLGFVTTARGKGGGLKLARSAAQIGIGEVIRKTEAHFDIVECFDVQANRCRLTPICHLKGMLAAAQAQFLRELDAYTLADAIAGRDRGFASLLDRIRLSTAGA encoded by the coding sequence ATGCAGTTGACCCGCTACAGTGACTATGCCTTGCGGATATTGATGTATTTGAGCATGAAGGAGCGCGACGGTGCGGCCACGATCAGCGAAATTGCCGCCTTTTACGGCATATCGCGCAATCATCTCGTAAAGATCGTGCACCGGCTGGGGCAACTCGGTTTCGTGACGACCGCGCGCGGCAAGGGGGGTGGTCTCAAGCTTGCGCGTAGCGCCGCGCAGATCGGCATCGGTGAGGTGATACGCAAGACAGAGGCGCACTTCGACATCGTCGAATGTTTTGACGTGCAGGCCAATCGGTGTCGCCTGACGCCGATCTGTCATTTGAAAGGCATGCTGGCCGCCGCCCAGGCACAGTTCCTGCGCGAGCTCGATGCCTACACCCTGGCGGATGCGATCGCCGGTCGGGATCGGGGATTCGCGTCGCTTCTCGATCGTATCCGGCTCAGCACCGCGGGCGCTTGA
- a CDS encoding DUF2283 domain-containing protein, translating into MKIQYFQDTDTLYIELRSADIAETQDLDENTILDLDTQGQICGITIEHASDRADIPQFSFEQVAS; encoded by the coding sequence ATGAAGATCCAATACTTCCAGGACACCGACACGCTTTACATTGAACTGCGTTCTGCGGATATCGCAGAAACGCAAGATCTTGATGAAAACACCATACTCGATCTTGATACGCAAGGACAAATCTGCGGCATCACCATTGAGCACGCCAGTGACCGCGCGGATATCCCCCAGTTTTCCTTTGAACAGGTTGCATCCTAA
- a CDS encoding NAD(P)/FAD-dependent oxidoreductase, which yields MAKQVLILGGGFAGLAAARALQGAPCTVTLVDHNNYHLFQPLLYQVATGELPAEAIATPLRPLLAPTGAHFRLDRVLAIDLAARTVRLAENATLSYDYLIVALGSVTNFFGHADLALHAFDLKGVEVAEQARSRILYAFERATSCTTSAERSAWLTFVVAGGGATGVEFATALLELIRILMRRRYPELQKTPPRVVLIQGGSALLPGFAPSLQAAAAAKIRALHGEILFDTHVTAYDGQVVQSHSGAPLPARTLVWTAGVRAHPLTATLPGADPHSGRVITDAHLRVRDHPEVFVVGDGLAPCHQHPWPQVAPFAIESGRYAATVIRAGLLQHPPPPPFIYRDQGSMVVLGRYDAVCQIDRWHIRWRGPGAWLLWIGLHLYRIMGMRNRVLTLIDWASDYGSHGNAIEIIRKR from the coding sequence ATGGCTAAACAGGTACTGATTCTCGGAGGGGGGTTTGCCGGGCTCGCGGCGGCACGGGCACTGCAAGGCGCCCCCTGCACCGTGACCCTCGTTGACCACAATAATTACCACCTGTTTCAACCACTCCTCTATCAGGTCGCCACCGGCGAACTGCCGGCAGAAGCAATCGCCACGCCGCTGCGGCCATTGCTGGCACCGACCGGCGCACACTTTCGGCTGGACCGTGTCCTTGCCATCGATCTCGCCGCTCGTACGGTCCGGCTCGCCGAAAACGCCACCCTCTCTTATGATTACTTGATAGTGGCCTTGGGCAGCGTCACGAATTTCTTTGGTCATGCCGATCTCGCCCTGCATGCCTTCGACCTGAAGGGAGTGGAGGTCGCCGAACAGGCGCGCTCGCGTATTCTTTATGCCTTTGAGCGGGCCACGAGCTGCACAACCTCCGCCGAACGCTCGGCTTGGCTTACGTTTGTGGTCGCAGGCGGAGGGGCCACTGGAGTGGAGTTCGCGACGGCCCTACTGGAGCTCATACGGATCCTGATGCGCCGACGTTATCCCGAACTCCAAAAGACCCCACCGCGCGTTGTGCTGATTCAAGGGGGATCAGCGCTGCTACCCGGTTTTGCGCCGTCCCTGCAGGCCGCCGCCGCCGCCAAGATCCGCGCGCTGCACGGCGAGATCCTGTTCGATACGCATGTTACTGCCTATGATGGCCAGGTGGTACAAAGCCATTCGGGCGCACCCTTACCGGCCCGCACCCTGGTGTGGACGGCGGGCGTACGCGCCCATCCCCTAACCGCCACCCTGCCAGGAGCGGATCCTCACAGCGGCCGGGTCATCACAGACGCCCATCTCCGGGTGCGCGATCACCCCGAGGTCTTCGTGGTCGGTGATGGTCTCGCCCCGTGCCACCAACATCCGTGGCCGCAAGTGGCACCGTTTGCTATCGAAAGCGGGCGGTACGCGGCGACCGTCATTCGTGCCGGGCTCCTGCAGCACCCTCCGCCGCCTCCTTTTATCTACCGAGATCAGGGCAGCATGGTCGTGTTGGGCCGCTACGACGCTGTCTGCCAAATCGACCGCTGGCACATACGCTGGCGAGGACCCGGTGCCTGGCTCTTATGGATCGGTCTGCATCTTTATCGCATCATGGGTATGCGCAACCGCGTCCTGACCCTTATTGACTGGGCATCCGACTACGGAAGCCACGGCAACGCCATAGAAATCATCCGCAAGAGATAG
- a CDS encoding glucose 1-dehydrogenase has protein sequence MITVDLSGRRALVTGASGGLGRAMAVTLAQAGAQIAVHYRKGQAEAETVVKTITGQGGKAQAFAADLSDPAAVNTLMQQASAALGGIDILVNNAGLDGQRAPVGEDDPAHWQKVLAVDLLGPYYCARTVLPHMIKAGRGVIINITSVHEFIPWEGYSAYTSAKAGLSMFTKTLAQETADKAIRVVAVAPGAIQTPINEDVWNDPNSLKDLDDKISMGRLGTPTEIASVVAFLASDLASYITGTTIAVDGGMLIYPEFRHGG, from the coding sequence ATGATTACGGTAGATCTTTCCGGGCGACGGGCGCTCGTGACAGGGGCAAGCGGGGGCCTGGGACGGGCGATGGCGGTAACGCTGGCCCAGGCGGGCGCTCAGATAGCCGTTCATTATCGCAAGGGACAAGCGGAAGCCGAGACGGTGGTGAAGACCATAACCGGCCAAGGCGGCAAGGCTCAGGCCTTCGCCGCTGACCTCTCCGATCCCGCCGCCGTCAATACCCTCATGCAGCAAGCCAGCGCGGCACTGGGAGGGATTGACATCCTTGTCAATAACGCGGGCCTCGACGGTCAAAGGGCACCAGTCGGCGAAGACGATCCCGCGCATTGGCAGAAGGTTCTGGCCGTCGATCTGCTCGGACCCTATTACTGCGCGCGAACCGTCCTTCCTCATATGATCAAGGCCGGGCGCGGTGTCATCATCAATATCACATCGGTCCACGAATTCATTCCCTGGGAAGGCTATAGCGCTTACACGAGCGCCAAGGCCGGCTTGTCGATGTTCACCAAAACCCTGGCTCAGGAAACTGCCGACAAGGCGATCCGCGTGGTGGCGGTCGCACCGGGCGCCATCCAGACGCCGATCAATGAGGACGTCTGGAATGATCCAAATTCGCTCAAGGATCTCGATGACAAAATTTCCATGGGGCGCCTCGGTACCCCCACCGAGATCGCCTCAGTGGTGGCCTTCCTGGCAAGCGATCTGGCAAGTTACATCACCGGCACCACCATCGCCGTCGACGGGGGCATGCTGATCTATCCAGAATTTCGACATGGCGGGTAG
- a CDS encoding glycoside hydrolase family 15 protein — MSCKAPSATWRHPVWSTARKDCVGTALGTSKVWFTVGYGIITEVFYPSIDIPQIRDLGFIIADDQGFWQELKALPEPHIDLHDPRVPLPTITHHHPRFEMTFRVCPDPQRDVLLIDFTLRGDSAMRPYVLCAARLGEDAQRNHAWVDTWAGRPVLWAEQGPFGLTLTCRTASGDAALVRSSVGEVGASDLWQDFHQHGRMSWQYDEAGPGEVALAAELPRSGTLALGLGSSKEAAATNAWSSLAQGFGPCLNLYTAHWQAWHDAHPLSAQLARHLPAAIETLYLRSANVLKIHEDRTFPGALVASLSIPWGEANDSLGGYHLVWSRDLVESAGALLAMGAHIEARQVLTYLISTQQADGHWFQNQWLNGKPFWQGVQLDEAGFPVLLAAALDAQHALNDVPIHGMVFRALRFIVREGPVTTQDRWEEDSGVNAFTLAVAIAALVEGAPYLDDKARTLALMVADHWNRHIEAWTYAQGSELAHQFGVTGHYIRMTPADILRDSHAEQETVPIKNRSDNPQLAADKQISNDFLQLVRYGLRRADDPRIAESVVVMDGLLKSDTPSGPVWHRYNDDGYGEHVDGSPFDGSGIGRGWPLLAGERGHYAICAGEDPLPYLQAMSRMAGVGGLLPEQIWDSPAIPERGLFPGKPSGSAMPLVWAHAEFIKLCHSRILGYPVDRPVHTFARYHGLRPHLDFRLWTLKERPRDMKANEELRVMLPAPFIVHFGHNGWQDLTDIPSENYGLAHLAILPTRTMTAGTVIDFTIHWVDGAWLGEDIHIDITGGSA, encoded by the coding sequence ATGTCATGCAAGGCACCATCTGCCACATGGCGACATCCCGTCTGGTCGACCGCACGCAAAGACTGTGTCGGCACGGCGCTAGGCACATCCAAGGTCTGGTTCACGGTGGGATACGGCATTATCACCGAGGTTTTTTATCCCAGCATCGATATCCCTCAGATCCGTGACCTCGGCTTTATTATCGCCGACGATCAAGGCTTCTGGCAGGAACTGAAGGCCCTCCCGGAGCCTCATATCGACCTCCACGACCCGCGCGTGCCTCTGCCCACCATAACCCATCACCACCCCCGCTTCGAAATGACATTTCGCGTCTGTCCCGATCCCCAACGCGATGTCCTGCTGATCGATTTCACGCTCCGCGGTGACAGCGCTATGCGCCCCTATGTCCTGTGTGCCGCCCGTCTCGGCGAGGATGCGCAACGTAACCATGCATGGGTCGACACATGGGCCGGGCGTCCCGTGCTATGGGCGGAACAGGGACCGTTTGGTCTAACCCTGACTTGCCGAACAGCCAGCGGCGATGCGGCTCTGGTCCGCAGCTCAGTGGGTGAGGTAGGGGCTAGTGATCTCTGGCAGGATTTTCATCAGCATGGACGCATGTCCTGGCAGTATGATGAAGCGGGACCCGGTGAAGTCGCCCTGGCTGCGGAACTCCCCCGCTCCGGGACACTGGCACTTGGCCTTGGCAGCAGCAAGGAGGCGGCCGCCACCAACGCCTGGTCATCGCTTGCCCAGGGATTCGGCCCGTGTCTCAATCTCTATACGGCACATTGGCAGGCCTGGCACGACGCCCATCCCCTGTCTGCGCAACTCGCCCGCCATCTGCCGGCCGCCATCGAGACCCTCTATCTCCGTTCGGCCAATGTCCTGAAGATTCACGAAGACCGCACCTTCCCAGGGGCCCTGGTGGCCAGTCTGTCGATCCCCTGGGGCGAGGCAAATGATAGCCTGGGCGGCTATCACCTCGTATGGTCACGCGACCTAGTAGAGAGCGCCGGGGCCCTGCTTGCTATGGGCGCTCATATCGAGGCCCGTCAGGTCCTCACCTACCTCATCAGCACCCAACAGGCCGACGGTCACTGGTTTCAAAACCAATGGCTCAACGGAAAACCCTTTTGGCAGGGGGTGCAACTCGATGAGGCCGGCTTTCCGGTACTGTTGGCCGCCGCCCTTGACGCCCAGCACGCCCTGAACGATGTCCCCATCCACGGTATGGTTTTTCGGGCGCTGCGCTTTATCGTTCGCGAAGGTCCTGTCACCACCCAGGATCGGTGGGAAGAAGACAGCGGCGTCAACGCCTTTACTCTGGCGGTCGCGATCGCCGCGCTCGTGGAAGGCGCTCCCTACCTCGACGATAAGGCGCGCACGCTCGCACTGATGGTCGCCGATCACTGGAATAGGCATATCGAGGCCTGGACCTACGCCCAGGGAAGCGAGCTTGCCCACCAGTTCGGGGTCACCGGCCACTATATCCGCATGACCCCCGCCGACATACTGCGCGACAGCCACGCCGAACAGGAGACGGTACCGATCAAGAACCGGTCAGACAACCCGCAACTGGCCGCCGATAAGCAGATCTCCAATGATTTTTTGCAGCTCGTCCGCTACGGCTTGCGCCGCGCAGACGATCCACGGATAGCGGAGTCGGTCGTCGTCATGGATGGTCTGCTAAAGAGCGATACCCCAAGCGGCCCGGTCTGGCATCGCTACAATGACGATGGTTATGGCGAACATGTCGACGGCTCTCCTTTCGATGGCAGCGGCATCGGACGGGGCTGGCCGCTTTTGGCGGGGGAACGCGGCCACTATGCGATCTGCGCAGGCGAAGATCCGTTGCCCTACCTGCAGGCAATGAGCCGCATGGCCGGGGTCGGCGGCCTCTTGCCCGAGCAGATATGGGATAGCCCAGCCATCCCTGAACGTGGGCTATTTCCCGGCAAGCCGAGCGGGTCGGCGATGCCTTTGGTTTGGGCCCACGCCGAATTCATCAAGCTCTGCCACAGCCGCATACTCGGATATCCGGTCGACCGCCCGGTTCACACGTTCGCGCGTTACCATGGCCTGCGGCCGCATCTCGATTTTCGTCTATGGACCCTAAAGGAACGCCCACGCGATATGAAAGCCAATGAGGAGCTGCGCGTCATGCTGCCGGCACCATTTATCGTACACTTCGGTCACAACGGCTGGCAGGACCTGACCGACATCCCCTCCGAAAATTACGGTCTTGCCCATCTGGCAATTCTGCCCACGCGAACGATGACGGCCGGCACCGTCATAGATTTCACGATTCACTGGGTAGACGGCGCTTGGCTCGGCGAGGACATTCACATCGATATCACAGGAGGTAGCGCATGA
- a CDS encoding dihydrolipoyl dehydrogenase, translating into MKKPETIDVLTIGAGGGAYPAAFWLAKRAQRVVMVDPKGVMSGNCLAEGCVPSKAVREMARHVTRHRRFESYGMGGEPTIDYRKIIAHKDNVQRSRYLQHGEELARSRNIELIKGRASLQDPHTVTVETDAGDRRYTVRHIIVASGADVFVPSIPGAELCLTSSDLYRLNPTVKVLPQTLTVIGGGYIGVETASFYAALGVHVTVLQRGRQLLSGMDPDMVAMLVPLLDPRIRVMFEIDVDRIEQGVHGMTVHYRQGDFSGKELSDQVLIAAGRRPVLPEGLAALDIEAGHTGIAVNGALQTSHPHIYACGDVNGRVPLFHAAVRESLVAAHNIMAGDVAADTMDFTNVPTTVFTLPAAAYVGMTRTAAAQRGVAVVEAGYEFLEDSRAQIFGETGGGLRLFFEPRSLRLIGGWVVGIDAGNLIGEIGLACANGLTAQQLAAFADQHPMTSEGIGHAARSLL; encoded by the coding sequence ATGAAAAAACCGGAGACGATCGACGTTTTAACGATTGGCGCGGGGGGCGGGGCCTACCCGGCCGCCTTTTGGTTGGCGAAAAGGGCGCAGCGTGTGGTCATGGTGGACCCCAAAGGGGTCATGAGCGGGAATTGTCTGGCGGAAGGTTGTGTGCCGTCCAAGGCGGTGCGCGAAATGGCGCGCCACGTTACGCGCCATCGCCGCTTCGAGTCTTATGGGATGGGTGGCGAGCCTACGATAGATTACAGAAAAATTATCGCCCATAAGGACAATGTACAAAGGTCCCGTTACCTCCAGCACGGGGAAGAGCTGGCGCGATCGAGAAATATCGAGCTCATCAAAGGACGGGCGAGCCTGCAAGACCCTCATACCGTGACGGTTGAGACGGATGCGGGGGACCGCCGCTATACCGTCCGTCACATTATCGTAGCAAGCGGCGCGGATGTCTTTGTGCCGTCGATCCCCGGGGCGGAACTGTGTCTGACCAGTAGTGATTTGTATCGCTTGAACCCGACGGTGAAGGTCCTGCCGCAGACGCTCACGGTGATAGGAGGCGGCTATATTGGTGTAGAGACCGCATCGTTTTATGCCGCATTGGGCGTTCACGTAACGGTATTGCAGCGGGGTCGTCAGCTGCTATCTGGCATGGACCCGGATATGGTGGCAATGCTCGTGCCTTTGCTAGATCCCCGTATTCGCGTGATGTTCGAGATCGATGTCGACCGCATAGAGCAGGGGGTACATGGCATGACGGTGCATTATCGTCAAGGTGACTTCAGTGGCAAAGAGTTGAGCGATCAGGTGCTGATCGCGGCCGGACGCAGGCCGGTCCTACCTGAGGGGCTCGCCGCACTCGATATTGAGGCCGGTCACACCGGTATTGCGGTAAACGGTGCGCTACAGACATCGCATCCTCATATCTATGCGTGTGGCGATGTTAATGGACGAGTGCCGCTGTTTCATGCCGCCGTCCGCGAGTCTCTGGTCGCCGCTCATAATATCATGGCCGGGGATGTGGCGGCCGATACTATGGATTTTACGAATGTCCCGACCACGGTATTTACCTTGCCGGCCGCAGCCTATGTCGGCATGACCCGGACCGCCGCGGCCCAGAGGGGCGTGGCGGTCGTAGAGGCCGGGTATGAATTTTTGGAGGATTCGCGGGCCCAGATTTTTGGCGAGACAGGCGGTGGTCTGCGGTTATTCTTCGAGCCTAGGTCCTTGCGCCTGATAGGAGGTTGGGTCGTGGGAATAGATGCCGGCAATCTCATCGGTGAAATCGGCTTGGCGTGCGCAAACGGCTTGACGGCACAACAGCTGGCGGCATTCGCGGATCAGCATCCCATGACGTCCGAGGGTATCGGTCATGCGGCCCGCAGTCTGCTTTAG